A portion of the Hymenobacter gelipurpurascens genome contains these proteins:
- the kbl gene encoding glycine C-acetyltransferase, translating into MYATLQPDLEQQLQEIKDAGLYKQERIITSPQGAEIETKEAGEVLNFCANNYLGLSSHPEVVKAAKEAIDTHGYGMSSVRFICGTQDIHKELEAKLAEFLGTEDTILYAAAFDANGGVFEPLFNEQDAIISDALNHASIIDGVRLCKAQRFRYAHNDMADLEKQLQDAQAKGTRHRIIVTDGSFSMDGTIAQLDKICDLADKYQALVMIDECHSMGFLGKTGRGTHEYRNVLGRVDIITGTLGKALGGAMGGFTSGRKEVIDMLRQRSRPYLFSNTLAPAIVGASLRVLELLTESTELRDRLEENTKYFREKMTAAGFDIKPGEHPIVPVMLYDAKLAQEFAAKMLDKGIYVVGFYYPVVPKGQARIRVQLSAAHTRAHLDKAINAFIEVGREVGTLKDRSAQQPEAGQVVTNTP; encoded by the coding sequence ATGTACGCCACCCTTCAGCCCGACCTTGAACAGCAGCTTCAGGAAATAAAAGATGCCGGCCTTTACAAGCAGGAGCGCATCATCACCTCGCCCCAGGGCGCCGAAATCGAGACGAAAGAAGCCGGCGAAGTGCTGAACTTCTGCGCCAATAATTACCTAGGCCTGTCCTCGCACCCCGAGGTGGTAAAAGCGGCCAAAGAAGCTATTGACACGCACGGCTACGGCATGTCGTCAGTGCGCTTTATCTGCGGTACTCAGGACATCCACAAGGAGCTGGAAGCCAAGCTAGCGGAGTTCCTCGGCACCGAGGATACCATTCTGTACGCGGCAGCTTTCGACGCCAACGGCGGCGTGTTCGAGCCTTTGTTCAACGAGCAGGACGCTATTATTAGTGACGCGCTCAACCACGCTTCCATCATTGATGGCGTGCGCCTCTGCAAAGCCCAGCGCTTCCGCTATGCTCACAACGACATGGCCGACCTGGAAAAGCAGCTCCAGGATGCGCAGGCCAAAGGCACGCGCCACCGCATCATCGTGACGGATGGCTCGTTCTCCATGGACGGCACCATCGCGCAGCTCGACAAAATCTGCGACCTGGCCGATAAGTACCAGGCCTTGGTGATGATTGACGAATGCCACTCCATGGGCTTCCTCGGCAAAACCGGCCGCGGCACCCATGAGTACCGCAACGTGCTGGGCCGCGTGGATATCATCACGGGCACGCTGGGCAAAGCTCTTGGCGGCGCCATGGGCGGCTTCACCTCGGGCCGCAAAGAGGTGATTGATATGCTGCGTCAGCGCAGCCGCCCCTACCTGTTCTCCAACACGCTGGCCCCCGCCATTGTGGGCGCCAGCCTGCGGGTGCTGGAGCTGCTCACGGAGAGCACCGAGCTGCGCGACCGGCTCGAAGAAAACACCAAATACTTCCGCGAGAAGATGACTGCTGCCGGCTTCGATATCAAGCCCGGTGAGCACCCCATCGTGCCCGTCATGCTCTACGATGCCAAGCTGGCACAGGAGTTTGCCGCCAAAATGCTCGATAAAGGCATCTACGTAGTTGGCTTCTACTACCCCGTGGTGCCCAAAGGCCAGGCCCGCATCCGGGTGCAGCTCTCCGCCGCCCACACCCGAGCCCACCTCGACAAAGCCATCAACGCCTTCATTGAAGTAGGCCGCGAGGTAGGCACGCTCAAAGACCGCAGCGCACAGCAGCCTGAGGCTGGCCAGGTAGTGACGAACACGCCCTAG
- a CDS encoding alpha/beta hydrolase, protein MSLFRLALLGGWLLLAPVVQASSIPQAPPVAHSSLYSAEEVTFTNGVDKLQLAGTLTVPKGAGPFPAVVLLSDMGTQNRDGAVNGYAPLQVLAEYLSEQGVVVLRFDDRGVGKSEGDNNSASTLDRVKDAQAAVAYLRTRPEVNTSRIGVIGHGEGGNVGLLAAAQALPPAFVVALAASGQVGREMLANKQATLRMIPAPDTMYTLGRRQQMAQKAMEQQMANMRASGANAMQLEKALNQHQLQQKTEAQAKLAKALSREQSMLEIVRQNPDNLQVQAILANMMRQDDALLELSRARAIAARRTTPWYRSYLNFDPQQYLGNVKCPVLLMQGLDDEEVAPTNLALLEKGLKANRTVTVQRFEGVNHSFQAPESYWPMVDNVPKPIFSYVVLTSIRDWVQKK, encoded by the coding sequence ATGTCCTTGTTTCGTTTGGCTTTGCTGGGCGGCTGGCTTTTGCTGGCTCCCGTTGTGCAGGCTTCTTCTATCCCTCAGGCCCCGCCAGTAGCGCATAGCTCCCTATACAGTGCCGAAGAAGTTACATTCACCAACGGTGTGGATAAGCTTCAGCTGGCCGGCACCTTAACCGTTCCGAAAGGAGCGGGCCCGTTTCCGGCGGTAGTGCTGCTCTCCGATATGGGCACACAGAACCGTGACGGCGCCGTGAATGGCTACGCTCCGCTGCAGGTGCTGGCGGAATATCTCTCGGAGCAAGGCGTTGTGGTGCTGCGCTTTGATGACCGGGGCGTAGGCAAATCGGAAGGCGACAACAACAGCGCTAGCACGCTTGACCGGGTGAAGGATGCTCAAGCGGCCGTAGCCTATCTGCGTACCCGCCCCGAAGTAAACACCAGCCGCATTGGCGTTATTGGGCACGGCGAAGGAGGCAATGTAGGCCTATTGGCTGCCGCTCAGGCATTGCCGCCTGCTTTCGTGGTAGCCCTGGCCGCTTCCGGGCAAGTAGGCCGCGAGATGCTCGCCAACAAGCAAGCCACGTTGCGCATGATACCCGCCCCCGATACGATGTACACGCTGGGCCGGCGCCAGCAGATGGCCCAGAAGGCCATGGAACAGCAGATGGCCAATATGCGGGCATCCGGCGCTAATGCTATGCAGTTGGAGAAAGCCCTGAACCAGCATCAGCTGCAGCAGAAAACGGAGGCTCAGGCCAAGCTGGCTAAAGCCTTGTCGCGAGAGCAGTCGATGCTGGAAATTGTGCGGCAGAATCCCGACAACCTGCAGGTGCAAGCCATTTTGGCCAACATGATGCGCCAAGACGATGCCCTACTGGAGCTGAGCCGGGCGCGGGCCATTGCAGCCCGCCGCACCACCCCGTGGTACCGCAGTTACCTGAACTTCGATCCGCAGCAATACCTGGGCAACGTGAAGTGCCCCGTGCTTCTTATGCAAGGCCTCGATGACGAAGAAGTGGCCCCTACCAACCTGGCCTTGCTGGAAAAAGGATTGAAGGCCAACCGCACGGTTACGGTGCAACGGTTTGAGGGCGTCAACCACAGCTTCCAGGCCCCTGAATCGTACTGGCCTATGGTCGATAATGTGCCGAAACCCATCTTCTCGTACGTTGTCCTGACGTCTATTCGCGACTGGGTACAGAAGAAATAG
- a CDS encoding NAD-dependent epimerase/dehydratase family protein, protein MQSTPSDTILVIGAGGQLGLELTHELRQIYGASNVVAADVRAPQNADAQEAGPFELLDVLDKPRLEEVMRQYKPKQVYHLAALLSATAEKNPKFGWQLNMDGLFHVLDAAVDLGVQQVYWPSSIAVFGPDTPRENTPQLTVMNPNTVYGISKLAGEQWCEWYFRKHGLDVRSLRYPGLIGYKSLPGGGTTDYAVDIYHKAVAGQAYECFLEQDTYLPMMYMPDALKATLDLMHAPADNIKVRSSYNLGAMSFSPEEITRSIQRHYPDFRVTYQPDSRQQIANSWPASIDDSKARQDWGWQPQFTLDKMTDDMLLHLKQMVTLAV, encoded by the coding sequence ATGCAATCCACCCCCAGCGACACCATTCTGGTAATCGGAGCCGGCGGCCAGCTTGGCCTAGAGCTTACCCATGAGCTTCGCCAGATCTATGGCGCCTCAAACGTAGTAGCCGCCGATGTGCGGGCGCCTCAAAACGCCGATGCCCAGGAAGCCGGCCCGTTTGAACTGCTGGATGTGCTGGATAAACCGCGCCTGGAGGAAGTGATGCGCCAGTACAAGCCCAAGCAGGTGTACCACCTGGCGGCGCTCCTCTCGGCTACCGCCGAGAAAAATCCCAAGTTTGGCTGGCAGCTGAACATGGATGGCCTGTTTCATGTGCTGGATGCGGCCGTTGACCTGGGCGTGCAGCAGGTGTACTGGCCTAGCAGCATCGCCGTGTTCGGGCCTGATACGCCCCGCGAGAATACACCCCAGCTGACCGTCATGAACCCCAACACGGTGTATGGCATCAGCAAGCTGGCCGGCGAGCAGTGGTGCGAGTGGTATTTCCGCAAGCATGGCCTGGATGTGCGCAGCCTGCGCTACCCCGGCCTCATCGGCTACAAGAGCCTGCCCGGCGGCGGCACCACCGATTATGCCGTGGACATCTACCACAAAGCCGTGGCCGGACAGGCCTACGAGTGCTTCCTGGAGCAGGACACCTACCTGCCCATGATGTACATGCCCGATGCCCTGAAAGCCACCCTGGACCTGATGCACGCCCCCGCCGATAACATCAAAGTGCGCAGCAGCTACAACCTGGGTGCCATGAGCTTCTCGCCCGAGGAAATTACGCGCAGCATCCAGCGCCACTACCCCGATTTCCGGGTGACCTACCAGCCCGACTCGCGCCAGCAGATTGCCAACTCCTGGCCTGCCAGCATCGACGACTCCAAGGCCCGCCAGGATTGGGGATGGCAGCCGCAGTTTACCCTGGACAAGATGACCGACGACATGCTGCTGCATTTGAAGCAGATGGTAACTCTGGCGGTTTAG
- a CDS encoding DUF3891 family protein, with amino-acid sequence MIVNHTPAGWQIIYQQAHGLLATQLGWHWQPFGPTDKWVGLLAAIAQHDDEQPDWNGHYGLTPAGAPANFTMKEFALEQATGVMRAARFQGRWRSLLTSLHMSTLYEELRGQNKQTDAFLDEQQAQQKQWMKELHLTRKETQRYYDLMHWCDRLSLILCRQELPEMGRSLEIYTGQDGQRYDVVRPEPDGPITVQPWPFLANSFTVSVEVSTLEQLQFKDDAELAKALREAPIEQLTWEFRK; translated from the coding sequence ATGATTGTCAACCACACCCCCGCCGGCTGGCAGATTATTTACCAACAGGCCCACGGCCTGCTAGCCACGCAGCTCGGCTGGCACTGGCAACCGTTCGGGCCTACCGATAAATGGGTAGGCCTATTAGCCGCCATTGCCCAACACGACGATGAGCAGCCCGACTGGAACGGGCACTATGGCCTGACTCCGGCCGGGGCCCCCGCCAATTTCACGATGAAGGAGTTTGCCTTGGAGCAGGCCACCGGCGTGATGCGCGCGGCGCGCTTTCAAGGGAGGTGGCGCAGTCTGCTCACTAGTCTGCACATGAGCACATTATATGAGGAACTACGCGGCCAAAACAAACAAACCGATGCCTTTCTTGATGAGCAGCAAGCCCAGCAGAAGCAATGGATGAAGGAGCTGCACCTCACACGCAAGGAAACGCAGCGCTACTACGACCTGATGCATTGGTGCGACCGGCTGAGCCTGATCTTGTGCCGGCAGGAGCTCCCCGAAATGGGCCGCAGCCTGGAAATTTATACTGGCCAGGATGGGCAGCGCTACGATGTGGTGCGCCCCGAACCTGATGGCCCCATCACGGTGCAGCCGTGGCCCTTTCTGGCTAATAGCTTCACGGTGAGTGTAGAAGTATCGACGCTGGAGCAGCTGCAGTTTAAGGATGATGCGGAACTGGCGAAGGCTTTGCGGGAGGCTCCTATTGAGCAGTTGACTTGGGAATTCAGGAAATAG
- a CDS encoding patatin-like phospholipase family protein codes for MSNPCLTRCLLGLWLLLFMPIGGHGQPSAPIYRNLVMEGGGIRGIAYGGALAELEKQGVLSGLQRVGGTSAGAIQAALLAVGYSPQEIIDVVNDTPIQRLNDGRLMFLGGGTRLVKQYGWYRGDELARYLNHLVARKTQQPNLTLGQLHTLARKQPTRYRDLYTTGTNLTTQRTQVFSYETHPDLRVADAVRISMSIPLYFRAVLLDAQGHMVRRPAKGQEVNVLVDGGLLANYPIWLFDEARYLPAAGAPETPDGPVFNPETLGLRLDRPAQLALDTLPDGRQQLAPYRVQDFGSYVGALYTVAIEYLNPPQPRDWERTISISTRGYNPKIKRLSDAQKQDLVDSGQEGVQTFFRSEK; via the coding sequence ATGTCCAATCCGTGCCTGACTCGTTGCCTGCTAGGCCTGTGGCTGCTTCTGTTTATGCCCATTGGTGGGCATGGGCAGCCGTCCGCGCCCATCTACCGGAATTTGGTGATGGAGGGCGGTGGCATCCGAGGCATTGCCTACGGCGGAGCGCTGGCCGAGCTGGAAAAGCAAGGCGTGTTGAGTGGCCTACAGCGGGTGGGTGGTACCTCGGCGGGCGCCATTCAGGCGGCGCTACTGGCAGTAGGCTACTCGCCGCAGGAAATCATAGATGTAGTGAACGACACGCCCATTCAGCGCCTCAACGATGGCCGGCTGATGTTTCTGGGCGGCGGCACCCGTCTCGTGAAGCAATACGGCTGGTACCGCGGCGATGAACTGGCCCGCTACCTCAACCACCTGGTAGCCCGCAAAACCCAGCAGCCCAATCTCACGCTAGGCCAGTTGCACACGCTGGCCCGGAAGCAGCCTACCCGTTACCGCGACCTGTACACCACCGGCACCAACCTTACCACCCAGCGCACCCAGGTGTTCAGCTACGAAACCCACCCCGATCTGCGCGTGGCCGATGCCGTGCGCATCAGCATGAGTATTCCGCTTTACTTCCGGGCTGTGCTGCTGGATGCGCAGGGCCACATGGTGCGCCGCCCTGCCAAAGGACAGGAGGTAAACGTGCTGGTAGATGGTGGCCTACTGGCCAATTATCCCATCTGGCTGTTTGATGAAGCGCGCTACCTGCCCGCCGCCGGAGCCCCGGAAACCCCCGACGGCCCCGTTTTCAACCCCGAAACCCTGGGCCTGCGCCTGGATAGGCCCGCTCAGCTGGCGCTGGATACCCTGCCCGATGGCCGGCAGCAGCTCGCGCCCTACCGCGTGCAGGATTTCGGCTCGTATGTTGGTGCGCTCTACACGGTGGCCATCGAATACCTCAACCCGCCGCAGCCCCGCGACTGGGAACGGACCATCAGCATCAGTACCCGCGGCTACAATCCCAAAATCAAGCGGCTCTCGGATGCGCAAAAGCAGGACCTGGTGGACAGCGGCCAGGAAGGCGTGCAGACGTTTTTCAGGAGTGAGAAATAG
- the mnmD gene encoding tRNA (5-methylaminomethyl-2-thiouridine)(34)-methyltransferase MnmD, with translation MSTPLLEVRTTADGSSTLYVPALDEHYHSTHGALQEARHVYLAAGLEPALAESAEATVPVWVLEVGFGTGLNALLTLERTLHAPQVIFYDTIEKFPLPANVIGQLSTETYLTNEDLLDYHQQLHASSWNRPVVLTPQFVLLKMAGALQDTPLSENTYQVIYFDAFAPEKQPDMWTDEIFAQLYAATAPGGVLVSYCAKGSFRRSLKAAGWLVEKIPGPPGKREMTRARKAA, from the coding sequence ATGTCTACACCCCTACTCGAAGTACGCACCACCGCCGATGGCTCCAGCACGCTCTACGTGCCCGCCCTCGATGAACACTACCATTCCACCCACGGCGCCCTCCAGGAGGCCCGCCACGTGTACCTCGCCGCTGGCTTGGAGCCCGCCCTGGCAGAATCAGCGGAAGCTACGGTGCCGGTTTGGGTGCTGGAAGTAGGCTTTGGCACCGGCCTGAATGCGCTGCTCACGCTGGAGCGCACTTTGCACGCGCCGCAGGTTATCTTCTACGATACCATCGAGAAGTTTCCCCTGCCCGCTAACGTCATCGGGCAGCTCAGCACCGAAACTTACCTCACCAACGAAGACCTCCTCGATTATCATCAGCAGCTGCATGCCTCCAGCTGGAACCGCCCCGTAGTGCTCACCCCGCAGTTTGTGCTACTCAAGATGGCGGGCGCCCTGCAGGATACGCCTCTATCCGAAAACACCTACCAGGTTATCTACTTCGATGCCTTCGCGCCCGAAAAGCAGCCCGACATGTGGACCGATGAGATTTTTGCGCAGCTCTACGCCGCTACCGCTCCCGGCGGCGTGCTGGTGAGCTACTGCGCCAAAGGCAGCTTCCGCCGGAGCCTAAAAGCCGCCGGCTGGCTGGTAGAGAAAATTCCCGGCCCTCCCGGCAAGCGCGAAATGACCCGGGCCCGGAAGGCGGCGTAA
- a CDS encoding YihY/virulence factor BrkB family protein: MSTHYRLSDVLNILKTTASEFMVNNSFRHAAALSYYTIFSLPPLLLIVITTASAVYGAEAVTGQIYGQMRGFLGADSAAFLQNSIAEFTKQQKSGLASIIGIGTLIFAATTFFVTLQESINDIWNLKVKPRNGIWQFVRDRLLSFGLILSVALLLLISFVISALLSVFTDQLQAWFPEVAVIFIHIVDFLLSLFITSLLFALIYRYLPDAIIRWRDVGVGAVITSLLFLIGKYLIAFYIAKSDPGSAFGAAGSAIVLLLWVNYSSLIIFFGAEFTQEFADAFGQKVQPKAHAVRIETREVPEGETKEEISTGRPRSVGRFRG, encoded by the coding sequence ATGTCTACGCATTACCGCCTTTCTGACGTTCTCAATATTCTGAAAACCACGGCCAGCGAGTTCATGGTAAATAACTCGTTCCGGCACGCCGCTGCGCTGTCATACTACACCATCTTCTCGCTGCCGCCGCTGCTGCTCATCGTCATCACGACGGCCAGCGCCGTGTATGGAGCCGAGGCCGTAACCGGGCAGATTTACGGGCAGATGCGCGGCTTCCTCGGGGCCGACTCCGCCGCCTTTCTGCAAAACTCCATTGCCGAGTTTACTAAGCAGCAGAAGAGTGGCCTAGCTTCCATCATTGGCATTGGTACCCTGATATTTGCGGCCACCACATTCTTTGTCACGCTGCAGGAGAGCATCAATGATATCTGGAACCTGAAGGTGAAGCCGCGCAATGGTATCTGGCAGTTTGTGCGCGACCGGCTGCTGTCCTTCGGCCTGATTTTGAGCGTGGCATTGCTCTTACTTATCTCCTTTGTTATCAGCGCCTTGCTGAGCGTGTTCACCGATCAGCTGCAGGCGTGGTTCCCGGAAGTGGCCGTTATCTTCATTCATATCGTCGATTTCCTGCTGTCCCTGTTCATCACTTCCCTACTCTTCGCCCTGATTTACCGCTACCTGCCCGATGCCATTATTCGGTGGCGCGATGTGGGCGTGGGCGCCGTTATTACCTCGCTGCTCTTTCTGATAGGTAAATATTTGATAGCCTTCTACATTGCCAAATCAGACCCCGGCTCGGCATTCGGGGCTGCGGGCTCAGCCATTGTGCTGCTGTTGTGGGTAAACTACTCGTCGCTCATCATCTTCTTTGGGGCCGAGTTTACGCAGGAGTTTGCTGATGCCTTCGGGCAGAAAGTGCAGCCCAAAGCCCACGCCGTGCGCATCGAAACCCGCGAAGTGCCCGAGGGCGAAACCAAGGAAGAAATCAGCACGGGCCGCCCCCGTTCCGTAGGTCGCTTCCGGGGGTAG
- a CDS encoding thioesterase family protein, producing the protein MARIKVNLPETFLFTTQLPIRITDLNYGAHLGNDALLSLLHEARVQFLQHVGRQEVDRATGLGHIMADVAIEYKGEGFHGDVLHIQMAATDLHTFGFDIVYWVKNQDGREIARAKTGMLGFNYNTRKLLALDEEAVRRLRGE; encoded by the coding sequence ATGGCCCGCATTAAGGTAAATCTACCGGAAACTTTCCTTTTTACCACGCAATTGCCCATCCGGATTACGGACCTCAATTACGGCGCGCACCTGGGCAACGATGCCCTGCTCAGCCTGCTGCACGAAGCACGGGTGCAGTTCCTGCAACACGTTGGCCGCCAGGAAGTAGACCGTGCCACGGGCCTAGGCCACATCATGGCCGATGTAGCCATTGAGTACAAAGGCGAAGGCTTCCACGGCGACGTGCTGCACATCCAGATGGCGGCTACTGATCTGCACACCTTCGGCTTCGATATTGTGTACTGGGTGAAAAACCAGGACGGCCGCGAAATAGCCCGCGCCAAAACCGGCATGCTCGGCTTCAACTACAACACCCGCAAGCTGCTGGCCCTGGATGAAGAAGCTGTGCGCCGGTTGCGCGGAGAGTAG
- the rlmN gene encoding 23S rRNA (adenine(2503)-C(2))-methyltransferase RlmN: MIDLPVLTKRDIRKLTPDELKTFMVEHGEKPFRAKQVSEWLWKNTASSFEEMNNISLATRQLLDQYFTINGVKVQNQQLSNDGTIKSAFRLYDGNIVEGVLIPHDTRMTACISSQVGCSLTCKFCATGYMDRKRNLDAAEIYDQVVRIREQCEAQYGTPLTNIVYMGMGEPLLNYANVVESVRRITAPDGLNMAPRRITISTAGIAKMIKKLADDDVKANLALSLHAPNDAKRNEIMPINEANSLASLKEALKYYHQANGRKVTYEYIVFESFNDTLQDAEELYQISKWIPCKVNLIEYNPIENASYVNTADDKLTAFHKYLADRGVQTNIRRSRGKDIDAACGQLAVKEKAEVA; this comes from the coding sequence ATGATTGACTTGCCCGTACTCACCAAGCGCGATATCCGCAAACTCACCCCCGACGAGCTTAAAACCTTTATGGTAGAGCACGGCGAAAAGCCTTTCCGGGCTAAGCAGGTGAGCGAGTGGCTGTGGAAAAACACGGCCTCGTCGTTTGAGGAGATGAACAATATCTCCCTGGCTACGCGGCAGTTACTCGATCAGTATTTCACCATCAACGGGGTGAAGGTGCAGAACCAGCAGCTCTCCAACGATGGCACCATCAAGTCGGCGTTCCGGCTCTACGATGGTAACATTGTGGAAGGCGTGCTTATTCCGCACGATACCCGCATGACGGCCTGTATCAGCTCGCAGGTGGGCTGCTCGCTCACGTGTAAGTTCTGCGCCACCGGTTACATGGACCGCAAGCGTAACCTCGATGCCGCCGAAATCTACGACCAGGTAGTGCGTATCCGGGAGCAGTGCGAGGCCCAGTATGGCACGCCGCTTACCAATATCGTGTACATGGGCATGGGCGAGCCGCTGCTGAACTACGCTAACGTAGTGGAAAGCGTGCGCCGCATCACGGCCCCCGATGGTTTGAACATGGCGCCACGCCGCATCACCATCAGCACCGCCGGCATCGCCAAGATGATCAAGAAGCTGGCCGACGACGACGTGAAGGCCAATCTGGCCCTTTCGCTGCACGCCCCGAATGATGCCAAGCGCAACGAAATTATGCCCATCAACGAAGCCAACTCCCTGGCCTCGCTGAAGGAAGCCCTAAAATACTACCACCAGGCCAACGGCCGCAAGGTGACCTACGAGTACATCGTGTTCGAGAGCTTTAACGACACGCTGCAGGATGCCGAGGAGTTGTACCAGATTTCGAAGTGGATTCCCTGCAAGGTGAACCTCATCGAGTACAACCCCATCGAAAACGCCTCCTACGTCAACACCGCCGACGATAAGCTAACGGCCTTCCATAAGTACCTCGCCGACCGCGGCGTGCAAACCAACATCCGCCGCTCACGCGGTAAGGATATTGATGCTGCCTGCGGCCAGCTGGCCGTTAAGGAGAAGGCCGAAGTGGCCTAG
- the cdaA gene encoding diadenylate cyclase CdaA, with protein MIGSFSVGFLRIGWVDVIDVLLVTVLFYQLYKLLTGSVALKIFLGFMSIYLLYLVVKATGMELLTSILGQFMSVGVLAGIILFQQEIRRFLLTIGKATALDRVRVFPWRREATSERMNITPFVEAAKSLAGKQTGALIAFAMASDLKFFADSGDLIDATVSKRLLMSIFNKTSPLHDGAVIITRGRIQAARCILPVSENPDVPASMGLRHRAAIGLTEVTDAIVLVVSEETGQISLVRGGEVFRNLASADLRARLNDFLFDVAPKPTAPASAGSATAEVAA; from the coding sequence GTGATTGGCTCCTTCTCCGTCGGCTTCCTGCGCATTGGCTGGGTAGACGTCATCGACGTGCTGCTGGTCACGGTGCTGTTCTATCAGCTGTATAAGCTGCTGACGGGAAGCGTGGCGCTGAAGATTTTCTTGGGCTTCATGTCCATTTACCTGCTCTATCTGGTGGTGAAAGCCACCGGCATGGAGCTCCTTACCAGCATCCTAGGCCAGTTTATGAGCGTGGGCGTGCTGGCGGGCATCATTCTATTTCAGCAGGAAATCCGGCGGTTCCTACTCACCATCGGCAAGGCTACGGCGCTAGACCGTGTGCGCGTATTTCCATGGCGACGCGAGGCGACGTCAGAGCGCATGAACATTACGCCGTTTGTGGAAGCGGCTAAGAGCTTGGCCGGCAAGCAGACCGGCGCGCTCATCGCCTTCGCCATGGCCTCCGACCTGAAGTTCTTCGCCGACTCCGGCGACCTGATTGATGCCACTGTGAGCAAGCGCCTGCTCATGAGTATCTTCAACAAAACCAGCCCCCTCCACGACGGTGCCGTCATTATCACCCGCGGCCGCATCCAGGCCGCCCGGTGCATTCTGCCCGTCAGCGAAAACCCCGATGTGCCCGCCTCCATGGGCCTGCGCCACCGCGCCGCCATCGGCCTGACGGAAGTGACGGATGCCATTGTACTAGTAGTAAGCGAAGAAACTGGCCAGATTTCCCTGGTGCGCGGCGGCGAGGTCTTCCGCAACCTAGCCTCTGCTGATTTGCGCGCCCGCCTTAACGATTTCTTGTTCGATGTAGCCCCCAAGCCCACGGCACCCGCCTCCGCAGGTTCGGCAACGGCGGAAGTGGCTGCATAA